The Candidatus Desulfatibia profunda genome includes the window ATGACGGCACCGGTTTGATCTTTAATAGGTACACACAAAATGCCTCTGGTTCGGTATCCGGTTTTCTCATCGGTTCTTTTGTCAAAACGTGAATCAGCATAGACATCATATATGTTGAGCTCCTGGCCTGTAATCGCAACCAGGCCGGCGACACCCAAATTCAAGCTCAAGTGAATATCCTGCTCTTTAAGTCCTTCCGCCACTAGAGAAAAAAGCTCTCCATTTTTTCTGTTAAGCAAAAAGAGCGCGCCGCGCTCACATTCAATTGATTGCCTGAGTTCATATATCAATCCTTTGGCCGTATCCTTATCTATATTAGAATCCCAATCCATGCCAATAAGCATTGAAGTGACTTTTAGTAATTTTTTCTCATCTGTTTTTGTAAAAACACCGGTTTTTTTGCCGAGAAGTTCCACTGCACCCATGACATCCCCTTGTTTATTAAAAAAAGGGGCCGCCAAGAGGCTTTCGGTTCGAAAGCCTGTTATTCCGTCGATATCCGGATTAAAGCGTGGATCTTCATGTGCATTTGCCGTATTGATTAATTGTCTGGACAGAACCGAAAGCCCTACGATGCCCATTTTCAGTTCGATTTCAATTCGATCGACCTCTAAATTTTCAGCATATTTTGACCATAGTTCCATGCGGTCCCAATCAATCAGGAACAGAGTGCTTCGATCCGCATCCAGCGATTTTGAGATTTTGCTCATAACCAGCGGCAAAAGATTGTCCAGATCCCGTTCTTTTGTGAGGGTGATTCCAATATGAACAAGTCCGTTCAAGTGTTCATTTTCGATTGTCAGCTCTTTTATTTCTTTTTTTAGTTCGGCAATTTCTTTAAAAAATGCGGACTCCATTATGTTCCCCTCTATGGAAATAAAGACATCAGTTGATGACGACTCACAAGTTGACTTTCAGGCCTTTCTCTCGCAGATATTCTTTTACTTGCCTAATGCTTAGGATGCGATAGTGGAAGACCGAAGCCGCTAAAAGAATTTGGGCACCTCCCTTAACAACACCCTCATAGAAATGTTCCAGGGTCCCTGCCCCGCCTGAAGCAATTACCGGCAGGTCCACTGCGTCTGAAATGGCCTTGGTGAATTCCAAATCATAACCGGCTTGAGTGCCGTCTCCGTCCATGCTTGTCGGCAGGATCACGCCGGCTCCAAGTTCCTGGCATTTTTGGGCCCAAGCGACGGCGTCTTGCCCGACAGGTTTTGTGCCCCCGGAAACAACGAGTTCAAACCCGGAAGGCATCTGTTTATTCCTTCTGGCATCGATGGCCACGGTCACAATATCGGGGCCAAATTGCTCCGCTGCCCGTTTAACCAGATCCGGATCTTTGACGGCAGCGCTGTTCATGGAAATTTTGTCGGCACCGGCTTCAAGAACCATTTCAATGTCTTCCAACGTAGCAATGCCGCCACCTACCGTCAATGGAATGTCAATCACCGAGGAGACATCCTTGACCCATCCGAGTCTTGTCTTTCGGTTTTCCACCGTTGCCGCTATATCCAGCATGGCCAGTTCGTCGGCACCTTCCCTCTGATAATTTGCCGCATTTTCAACAGGGTCACCCGCATCTTTTAGATTAACGAAATGGACTCCCTTCACTACCCGACCATCTTTCATATCCAGGCATGGCATGATCTTTATAGTGCTCATAATGTCTCCTTTCCGCAACTTGTTGTTAAGCTTTGGTGAGATTTTACCACCAGGCGATTTATGGCAAGGATATCATCAAAGTTCCATCAGTCTTGAAAATAAGCTATTCGGAAAAGAGGCAGTTCATGTTTAAATTTCAACCCGACCTCACTGCCTTTTCTCCATACAATTTTTCCCTCGACGGCTGTGGATTCATCTTCTGAAAACTTAATTATTCCTTGAATCTGCTTTTCTATCTCAATTTCATTATTATATAAAAATCTAAGTCCTCCTCGGGAAATATCCAAAACTTCATATTCTCTATCGCCAACTATGAACTTTACTCTCTTTTTTGATAGATAAATAAGGTTGTACCTGAAATATTTTCTTCTTTCGAAACCGCTGTATTGTTCGTTGACCATAGACCGTTTAAGAATA containing:
- a CDS encoding PilZ domain-containing protein, which encodes MVNEQYSGFERRKYFRYNLIYLSKKRVKFIVGDREYEVLDISRGGLRFLYNNEIEIEKQIQGIIKFSEDESTAVEGKIVWRKGSEVGLKFKHELPLFRIAYFQD
- a CDS encoding GAF domain-containing protein; translation: MESAFFKEIAELKKEIKELTIENEHLNGLVHIGITLTKERDLDNLLPLVMSKISKSLDADRSTLFLIDWDRMELWSKYAENLEVDRIEIELKMGIVGLSVLSRQLINTANAHEDPRFNPDIDGITGFRTESLLAAPFFNKQGDVMGAVELLGKKTGVFTKTDEKKLLKVTSMLIGMDWDSNIDKDTAKGLIYELRQSIECERGALFLLNRKNGELFSLVAEGLKEQDIHLSLNLGVAGLVAITGQELNIYDVYADSRFDKRTDEKTGYRTRGILCVPIKDQTGAVIGVIEVINKKTGTFTDSDMNLLKALSSIVAISVENAILLHEQNRQFRSLLEVLAASIDAKDNLTAGHSHKVTEYAVGVARELGFGEHEIDILSVAALLHDYGKLGTDDNILKKPSKLTTEESDHIKQHVLNTRSILGKMYFMRKYRDVPLIAACHHERLDGSGYMDGLKGHDIPFMAKVIAVADVYEALTAQRHYRKALSSEDALEILKQDAGTKFDKNIVAALERYWHKNCCR
- the hisF gene encoding imidazole glycerol phosphate synthase subunit HisF, translating into MSTIKIMPCLDMKDGRVVKGVHFVNLKDAGDPVENAANYQREGADELAMLDIAATVENRKTRLGWVKDVSSVIDIPLTVGGGIATLEDIEMVLEAGADKISMNSAAVKDPDLVKRAAEQFGPDIVTVAIDARRNKQMPSGFELVVSGGTKPVGQDAVAWAQKCQELGAGVILPTSMDGDGTQAGYDLEFTKAISDAVDLPVIASGGAGTLEHFYEGVVKGGAQILLAASVFHYRILSIRQVKEYLREKGLKVNL